The genomic DNA CCGATAAGATCCAGAAAAAAGCACTGGAAGGCGGAATGATGAGCTTGCGTATGTGTGCACTGGAAAAATTGAAGCAAGGTCTCACTACAGTAGAGGAAGTTCTGGGAGCCAGTTCTTAAAATTGAATACTATTAAAACATAACTTTCAAAATTAAAAATAATGGGTCAGCTATGATTACAATGAATGAGATGCTAAAGAAGATGTTGGATATGAATGCCTCTGATATTCATCTTACAACCAATTCCACACCACTTTACCGCATTGATGGTCGGCTCAAACCAATGAGTACTGAGAAACTGACTCCCGATGATGTGCTCAGGCTCGCCTACAGCATTATGAATGAAACCCAGCGCAAACAGTTTGAACAACAAAAAGAGGTCGATTTCTCATTCGGGGTGCAAAATCTCGCCCGTTTCAGGGCAAATGTTTATCTCCAGAGAGGATGCTGTACCTGTGCAATCAGACAGATACCCTATTTAATCAAATCTATCGAAGAGCTTGGGTTACCCCCGATAGTTACCAAGCTCACCGAAAGACCAAACGGCCTGGTGCTTGTCACGGGTCCCACTGGTAGCGGAAAGAGTACAACACTTGCAGCAATGGTTGACAAAATAAACACAGAGCGGGAAGGTCATATCCTCACTATTGAAGATCCGATTGAATTTATACATAAGCATAAAAAATGTATCATAAATCAAAGAGAAGTACAACAGGACACACACAGCTTCGCCAGTGCTTTGAGAGTTGCCCTAAGACAGGACCCCGATGTAGTGCTTATCGGTGAGATGCGTGATTTGGAAACCATACAAGCAGCATTAAGTATCGCAGAAACCGGTCACCTTACCTTGGCCACTCTTCATACAAACTCCGCAGCCCAGACAATAAACAGAATAATAGATGTGTTCCCCGCAGATCAGAAAGCAACTGTACGGGCGCAGTTGTCAATGGTTCTTGAAGGGATAATCTGTCAGGCTCTTATCCCTAAAATTGGTGGTGGAAGAGTTATGGCGTGTGAAATAATGGTTGCAACCATGGCTGTCAGATCACTTATAAGAGATGATAAGACTCATCAGCTGCCCGGTGTTCTGGAAATCGGGCAGAAATATGGTATGCAAACCATGAACAGCGAGCTTATCAAACTGTATCAAAGACGTTTAATTTCAAAAACAGATGCATTGGGCAGAAGTCCTGATCCAGAGCACCTAATCAAGTATATTGGAGATTTTTAAGAATCGCTTATTGAAAAAACAGTATATTATAAATTACTGATAAAAACAGGAGAAAAATATGGCTCATTTCCTATATACAGGTGTATCCAATACAGGCAAACAGGTTAAAGGCGAGATCCAGGCCGGCAACAGAGATGAAGTGGTGAGCCTGCTGAGGAAAAAAAGGATCAGACCGGTATCGGTTAAAAGAAAAAGCATGGAGATAAATCTTTCCTTTGGGAATGAAATCAAACTAAAAGATGTCTCCAGACTTACTCGTCAGTTCTCAGCCATGGCCTCCGCCGGTCTTCCCCTGGTCCAGTGCCTCGACATTCTTGCCACTCAGACAGAAAACAAAGCACTGGCAAAAATTATCCATCAGGTTTCAAGTGATATTCAGGGTGGAAGCACTCTTGCAGACGCAATGTCCAAACACCCTAAAGCCTTCAACAACCTATACTGCAATATGGTTGCATCCGGGGAGGCTTCCGGAAATCTCGACACCGTACTGAACAGATTAGCAGAGTATCAGGAGAAAGCAGAAGCCCTTCGCAGGAAAATAAAAGGGGCTATGACCTACCCTGTAATTGTTGCCTTCGTGGCGGTTGTGGCTACTGCTGCCATGCTTTACTTTGTGGTACCTACTTTTGCCCAGATGTTTATCGATATGGGCGGTGGCCTTCCAGCACCAACTCAGATTGTCATGAACATATCCAACTTTTTACAGAAATATATTATTCATATGTTAATCGCTATTACTGTAATATTGATTGGCTTGATGCAGTATTATAAAACAGACAACGGCAAGTTGGTTATAGATAAAATAAAATTAAAATTGCCGGTTCTTGGGGATCTGGAACGAAAAAGTGCTGTGGGCCGCTTTACTCAAACCCTTTCAACCCTTCTGACAAGCGGTGTCACCATTCTTGATGCACTATCGATAACTGCCAAAACTGCAGGTAATAAGGTAGTTGAACTTGGAATTTTAAAAACTCTGGAAAAAATAACCGGAGGACTCACAATTGCAGAGCCATTAAAGGAAACAGGGGTTTTTCCGCCAATGGTGATTCATATGATCTCAGTTGGTGAAAAAACCGGTGACCTTTCTGATATGCTCAAAAAAGTGTCAGATTTCTATGAAGAGGAAGTTGATGCTGCGGTTGAAGCCCTGACCTCTGTAATTGAACCCATAATGATCATTGTAATGGGTATAGTGATTGGAGGAATTCTGGTCTCAATGTATCTGCCTATGTTTGAAATGATAGGTACAATCGGCTGATTTAAAATTTGTCCCTTAAAATGGAAAAAGATATTTTTTATAAAATACCTATAAAGTTTCGCCTGAATCTGCCGATATATAGAATAGGACAAGAAAGGCGGTTATAAAATGAGAATTAGTACTGTTTCTCAGCCACTCAATGCCGAAATGAGAAAAATCGACAGTGCTCGGAAAAACGAGAAGTCCTCTGGTGCAAATAAGACTTCCGGAACCGATCGCTCTGAGTTTTCTGCTAAAGGCAAAAGGCTGAACGAAACAAAAGCCCAAATCGAAAATATCAGTGCTTCACTTTCAGCCGTTCCTGAAGTAAGAGAGGATAAAGTGGCTGAAGTCAAGTCAAAAATCGATAGTGGGTTTTATAATTCTGAGGAGTTTATTGACAAGCTGGCGGACAAAATGCTTAACGATTTTGGCGTAACAAAATCTGATTGAGTTTAATCCCGATACCCGCTTCCTCCTTTGATCAATTATGCATATTTTCTTATGCCGCCCCACTGCTATGTCCCAAGCTCTTTGTAAAAATATAAAAAATTTTATGATTGATTGATAATATTACTTGCCATCGAAGAGCATAATATTTATTTTATCTATTCTTACTGGGGTGTCGTCCAATGGCAGGACTCTGGATTCTGGTTCCAGCTATCGAGGTTCGAATCCTTGCACCCCAGCCATTTTTTTATCCAAAAAAAATTCGCCGCTATCGTCTAGTGGACTAGGACGGATGGTTCTCAGCCATCAAACCGGGGTTCGATTCCCCGTAGCGGTACCAAAATATTGACCCGTAACTCATTGATTCCATATCCAGCTTCTGCATCTATAAAGATAATTCTTCTCTTTTTTTCTATTCCGGCAGCCTCAAGCGTCTGAAACAGTCGCTGTGTAGTTTTGATTTTTATCCGATCATCAAAATACATCGCATAATTATCCCCCCTTACCTCACTAACTGCTTAAAGAGGTTTTTATTGCTCACGTCAATTTTTACATGTCTAATTCCTGAACGCAAAAGTCCGGAATATATCTTTGAACGATTGTAGTCGCCGTATTCATCAAAAGGCAGGTAGTGTTCGCAAATCAATAGCCTGAGAGGCCTGAAGGGTTCTCGATAGCTTGGGGGCCAGGTGGTGTAAAGGTGTTTTGTGTGTGTGTGAGATACATGTTTTTACCTGATCGATTCCGATTTCATCAGTCTTTTGCCCAATGCAACAAAGTCTCTGAGAACACTTTTCCGAATTCGCTTTCACCATAGTGATTTTCAATCCATTGTGCTATCCACTCAAAGTCGATTACAGCTTCTGTGCCGCAATTTTTGTATTAGGCTGGACATACACAATCTTTATGGAATCAGAAACAGACTTGTAACTTTTTTCCGAATCCAGAAGCCCTAAAGAGATCATTTTTGCATTAAGATGGTTGTACTTTACCTTATAACTGCTTACCGATGCAATCGCAGAATACCTTCAACTATCGCCTTCATACCCACAGCTTCGGCTTCTTTGAGATAAACATCCTGTTTTTCCTGCGGGAACCGGAATCTGTCTTCACTTCAACCAAGAGTGTTGTCCTGATTTTCCAGACAGACAAAAAT from Chitinispirillum alkaliphilum includes the following:
- a CDS encoding Twitching motility protein PilT gives rise to the protein MITMNEMLKKMLDMNASDIHLTTNSTPLYRIDGRLKPMSTEKLTPDDVLRLAYSIMNETQRKQFEQQKEVDFSFGVQNLARFRANVYLQRGCCTCAIRQIPYLIKSIEELGLPPIVTKLTERPNGLVLVTGPTGSGKSTTLAAMVDKINTEREGHILTIEDPIEFIHKHKKCIINQREVQQDTHSFASALRVALRQDPDVVLIGEMRDLETIQAALSIAETGHLTLATLHTNSAAQTINRIIDVFPADQKATVRAQLSMVLEGIICQALIPKIGGGRVMACEIMVATMAVRSLIRDDKTHQLPGVLEIGQKYGMQTMNSELIKLYQRRLISKTDALGRSPDPEHLIKYIGDF
- a CDS encoding Type IV fimbrial assembly protein PilC, whose protein sequence is MAHFLYTGVSNTGKQVKGEIQAGNRDEVVSLLRKKRIRPVSVKRKSMEINLSFGNEIKLKDVSRLTRQFSAMASAGLPLVQCLDILATQTENKALAKIIHQVSSDIQGGSTLADAMSKHPKAFNNLYCNMVASGEASGNLDTVLNRLAEYQEKAEALRRKIKGAMTYPVIVAFVAVVATAAMLYFVVPTFAQMFIDMGGGLPAPTQIVMNISNFLQKYIIHMLIAITVILIGLMQYYKTDNGKLVIDKIKLKLPVLGDLERKSAVGRFTQTLSTLLTSGVTILDALSITAKTAGNKVVELGILKTLEKITGGLTIAEPLKETGVFPPMVIHMISVGEKTGDLSDMLKKVSDFYEEEVDAAVEALTSVIEPIMIIVMGIVIGGILVSMYLPMFEMIGTIG